The following is a genomic window from Pontibacillus halophilus JSM 076056 = DSM 19796.
GAATCGATGCCAGTAGCATGGCTACGAATAGTCCCACATGAAAGCTTCCGTCAATCGCTGCAATCATCGTCCCAACAAAGACGGGGATGAAAGAAGCGGTTAACGTATGAGGTCGCAAGAGGCGCCACCAAACTTGCCAGCCGTTTCGCTCATTAAGAGCAGTTTGAAGCTCTTTTTTATTCATTTTTTGCATCATGTTCTCTCCCTTTGATGCGATGATTAGTTTCGTTCTTGTTTAAGTTTAGGGAACGGGACAATGGCTGTCAATTGTATAAATGTTGCGATGATTTCCGGATGAAGAAGCATTTCTTGAGGAAAGTGGGAAAAGAGAATAAAATATATATGGGAAAAACGTCGTGCAGACTATTATAGTGACGTAGTGGCGTTAACGCAAATATGACTATACACCGAATCCCGCAACATCTGGGAGGTAACTGCAATGATTAAGGTGAAATCTAAATATTTTCTTAATAAGTTATATGAGGCATTAAATACGATTCAATCTGAACGTACACCTCAATTGATTAGCGTTTCGGCTCCAATTGAACATTTGAATGTCTTTGGTTTCTATCAAGCTGGTGCTCATTATGCCGGTAGTCGTTCGTTTTGGATGAATGCAGATCGAAGTTTAACGCTTGTGGGAGTTGGCTCTGCTTACACCATTGAAGCGAAATCTGACCGGTTTAAAGCGATTGAAACTGAATGGAGCAAGATACTAGAAGATGCAGACATTCACAATCAATCGGATGTTCCTGGTACAGGTCCTGTTCTGTTGGGTGGATTTTCTTTCGATCCGAATCGTACTGGGAGTGAAAAGTGGAGCAATTTCCCTGATAGCAAGTTCTCAGTGCCAATGTTCTTGTTGACTGAATATCAAGAGCAGAGCTATTTAACGGTCAATGTGTTAGTTCAGAAAGAAGACCATCTAGAGCAGCTGTACGCTCATCTGACTCAAGAAATGAATCACCTGCTTGAACATGACTTGTATAAAGAAGTGAAACCAACTGTCACAGGAACACAAGAAATTAACCCGAGTCAATGGAAGGAAACCGTGCACAAGGCCACGATGCAAATACGGGAAGGCTTCATGGATAAGGTGGTGTTAGCAAGGGAGCTCAAGGCTCAGTTCTCTCATCCATGTTCAGTTGCTACGTTGCTTGAGTCTGTGACTGAACAACAGCCTCAGAGCTTTGTGTTTGCTATTGAGAGCGGGGGAGATTGTTTCTTTGGCGCTACACCTGAACGGCTTGTTAAAGTCAATCAAGGAGAAGTGTTATCTACGTGTCTTGCCGGGACAGCTCCGCGTGGAGAAACGTTAGCGGAAGACGAACAATTAGGACAAGACTTACTCCATGATCAGAAGAATTTGCAGGAGCACGAATTCGTTGTTCAGATGATTCGGAAAGCGATCGAATCATGCAGCACGGATGTAGAAATACCAGCTGGACCTGTTCTATACCCGTTACGAAACGTCCAACATTTGTATACGCCAGTGAAAGGAAACCTTAAACAAGGATCAAGTCTTTTAAGTGTTGTAGAGCGTCTTCATCCAACGCCTGCGCTTGGAGGATTTCCTAGAGCAGAAGCGATGTCATTCATAAGAGCAGAAGAAGATATGGACCGTGGCTGGTATGCTGCTCCAGTAGGTTGGCTTGACGGCAAGTCAAATGGAGAATTTGGTGTTGCCATTCGCTCAGCTCTTCTTTCAGAGAACGAAGCCTATTTATATGCAGGCTGTGGAATCGTCGCAGACTCAGACCCAGAAGCTGAATATGAAGAGACTGCAATCAAGTTCTCTCCCATGCTTCATGTATTAGGAGGCTCACAATGAATCATACAGAAAGATTAACGAGATACGTAACGCAATTTGTGGATGAGCTTGTTCAAAGTGGAGTTACGGATGTTGTCATTTCACCAGGTTCAAGGTCCACACCTTTAGCGATGACATTTACTCAGCATAAAGGTATTAAGCAGTGGATTAATTTAGACGAACGTTCAGCTGGTTTCTTCGCCTTAGGGATGGCAAAGGAACAGAACCGTGTTGTTGCGCTCGTCTGCACCTCTGGTACAGCCGCAGCCAACTACTATCCAGCTATAGTAGAGGCCTACTATAGTCGCGTTCCTTTACTCGTGCTGACAGCAGACCGTCCTCATGAGTTAAGAGACGTAGGAGCGCCTCAGGCCATTGATCAAATCCACATGTTCCAACCATTTATCAAGTGGTTTCATGAGATGGCACTACCAGAAGGAACTGAGGAAATGCAACGATATGTACGTAGTAAAGCTTCACGAGCGGTACATGTTGCTCAAGATGGAAATAGGGCAGCAGTTCATTTGAACTTCCCGTTCCGTTCACCGCTCGTGCCAGATTTTGACCTTCCAAATGTGTGGGAGCGCACATTATCTGAAGGGTTTCATAGTAATGTGAATGGCCGCCGGCGTTTGGATGCACATGAATTAATTACACTACACGAACGGTTACAACATAAAGAGCGGCCTCTCTTTGTCGTAGGACCTCAAACAGATGAAGCGCTCCGATATGAATTGATTCAACTTGCCGAACAGTTTGGCGTTCCGCTTCTTGCCGATCCACTCTCGCAAGTGCGTAGCGGTGTTGTAGAGGAAGAAGTCATTATTGAGACGTATGATGCCATCTTGAAAAGCGAGTGGGCGCGTGAGCACTATCGACCGGATGTTGTCGTCCGCTTTGGTGCGATGCCAGTGTCGAAGCCATTTATGCTCATGCTGAATGAATACGAAGATATTGAACAGTGGATTGTAGAGGCGCATGAAGGTCACCGTGAGCCTACTTCGAGACCAGCAAACTTTGTGTACAGTGACCCGGTATTATTCTGTATGGATTACCGCGAAGCCTTTCCTCAATTCTCCTTTAATCGGAGTTGGCTTGAAACTTGGCAACGATTGAACAAGGAAGCGAAATCGATTCTATTGTCTGACAAAGAGGAGAATTCCTTAACGGAAGGTCATGTGATTTCAACCCTTCTTGATGAGCTGAATCAAGACGAAACGGTGTATATTGGGAACAGCATGGCTGTTCGAGATTTGGACACCTTCTTTATGACAACAGACAAACGAATTCGTGTCTTAGCTAATCGTGGAGCGAATGGGATAGATGGGATGGTTTCAAGTGCATTTGGCGCAGCTTCTCACGGAGCAGAAGTGACACTCGTGTTAGGTGACCTCTCGTTTTACCATGATTTAAATGGGATGCTTGTAGGGAAGCAGTATGGGCTTCCTTTACGAATTATTGTCGTTAATAACAACGGAGGCGGAATCTTCTCATTCCTACCACAAGCAGAGCAATCTACGGACTTTGAAGAGTTGTTCGGAACTCCATTTGAACTCGATTTCGAAAAAACGGTGAGCATGTATGGTGGTCGTTTCTTCAGAACACAGTCGCTGGAAGTTCTTCGAGCTCAATTAGCTACTGCTCCAAAAGGGTTGGAAGTGATTGAAGTTGTGACAAACCGGGAAATAAATGCTCAGTGGCACCGAACGAAATGGAGAGAAATTGAAGAAACCATTCGAGAGGGAGCGGAGACATGAGATATTCTATCAATGGGAATGATTATGATGTTCATGTAGCAGGGGAAGGGGAACCTATCCTTCTTCTACATGGCTTCACAGGAAAGAAAGAAACGTGGTCAACATTCCAAGAAGAATGGTCGAAGCGTTATCGCACGATTGCCGTAGATCTACCTGGTCATGGTGGCACGGAGGTGAATGCTCCGTTTACGATGGAAAACGTATGTAAGGATCTTTCGTTCTTGCTCGATGAGCTTTCAATGAAAGACGTTCACATTTTAGGGTATTCTATGGGGGGGAGGACAGCTTTGTCATTTGCGATGATGTATCCGAACCGCGTGCGTACCCTAATGCTTGAGAGTGCTTCCCCGGGCCTAAGAGCCAGTCACGAACAGCTCATGCGACAAACCAAAGATGAACAACTAGCTAAAGAAATTGAACGAAATGGTATTGTAGCATTCGTAGATCGGTGGGAACGATTGCCGATGTTCTCATCGCAACTCACACTCCCGGAGGAAACTAAGCAACAGATACGAAGTGAGCGGCTTACCCAGTCTGAATTCGGATTGGCCGCTTCATTGCGAGGAATGGGAACGGGCATTCAGCCTTCCTGGTGGGACGCAATAGGAGATTTCCATCGACCAGTTCTATTGATTACAGGAGAATTGGATGAGAAGTTTACGACGATTGCAGAAGAGATGCGGTCCGTGTTAAGTTCTGCTACCCACAAAATTGTTTCTCAATCTGGGCATGCAATTCATGTGGAACAACCGCGAAAGTTTGTTAAAATAGTAGAAGACTTCATTCAATCTAATGGATTTGAATGAAATAAGAATGAGGAGGATACATATGAGCACAGTAGAATGGGTAAATGAACGTCATTACGATGACATTCTTTACCAAACTTATAATGGTATTGCTAAGATTTCGATTAATCGTCCGGAAGTACGCAATGCTTTCCGACCTAAGACGGTAAATGAATTGATTGATGCTTTCGCATATGCGCGAGATGATTCAACAATTGGTGTCATCGTACTTGCGGGTGTAGGTGATGACGCATTCTGTGCCGGCGGCGACCAGAAAGTTCGTGGCCACGGTGGATACGTAGGAGACGACCAGGTTCCTCGCCTAAACGTATTGGATCTACAGCGCTTGATTCGTGTAATCCCTAAACCAGTTATTGCAGAAGTTTCTGGTTATGCAATCGGCGGAGGGCACGTCCTTCACGTTGTATGTGACCTAACTATAGCAGCAGACAACGCAATCTTCGGTCAAACAGGCCCTAAAGTAGGTAGCTTTGACGCAGGTTACGGTGCTGGGTATCTAGCGCGTATCGTAGGTCACAAGAAAGCACGAGAAATTTGGTACCTTTGCCGTCAATACAATGCTCAAGAGGCGAAGGAAATGGGGCTTGTAAACACGGTAGTACCATTAGACCAACTAGAAGCTGAAACGGTACAATGGTGTGAAGAAATTCTTGAGAAATCTCCAACAGCTCTTCGTTTCTTGAAGGCTTCCTTCAACGCCGACACGGATGGCTTGGCGGGTCTACAACAAATGGGTGGAGACGCTACACTTCTTTACTACACAACTGATGAAGCGAAAGAAGGCCGCGACGCATTTAAAGAAAAACGTAAACCGGACTTCAAACAGTTCCCGCGTTTCCCATAAGCCTTCCATCGAAAACCCTTGCCACACTGCAAGGGTTTTCTTCTTCATAACGAGTTCTATACTCAGAAAGGAAGATACCCCATGACTACAACTGACACAATTCCACATTGGCTAACTAAGCGGGCCCATCTTACCCCGAATCGTGTAGCTATTGTGTTTGAAGGGGACGAAATCACGTTCCAACAACTCAAGGAGAAAAGTCTTGAGAAAGCTTATTTACTTGCTTCTCTCGGCGTGCGGGAGGGAAGTCACGTCGCCGTCCTATCTCAAAATAGCCTGGAATTTACATACATTCTGCACGGATTGACGTATTTAGGAGCGATAGCTGTCCCTTTGAATACAAGGTTAACGAAACAAGAAATCTCCTATCAAATTAACGATGCAGAATGCCTTCACTTTATCTATGAGGATTCGTTTAAGGAATTTGCTGAACGAGTGAAACAAGATTGTTTAATCGTGCGCTCTGCTTCCTTTGCTCAACTAAATGAGCTAGAGCCCCTAAAACATGGCACGAAAGAAGAGTTGAAGTTGCAAGACACAAGTACGATTATTTATACGTCAGGAACAACAGGGTTTCCAAAAGGCGTTGTCCTTACGTATGGGAATCATTGGTGGAGTGCAATTGGTTCCGCACTAAACCTTGGCATTGGTGAACGTGACAAATGGTCAGCTTCGCTTCCGCTCTTTCACGTTGGGGGACTAGCAATACTTGTGCGAAGTCTTGTGTACGGAATGACGGTGCATTTACATCGAAAGTTTGATGCAGAAGAAGTTCATCATGAAATTATGCACAAAGGTGTCACGATGGTATCTGTCGTATCAGTCATGTTGGATAAATTATTAACATTACAAGGCGAGGACCGTTATCCGGACAGCTTTCGCTGCATGCTACTAGGAGGGGGGCCGGCTCCTCGGCCACTGCTGCAACGTGCGAAAGAACGTCATGTTCCTGTATTTCAGACGTATGGAATGACGGAGACAGCCTCTCAAATTGTTACGCTTAGTGCAGAAGACACACTTAGAAAGTTAGGGTCAGCTGGGAAACCCTTGTTTCAAGCCCAAATAAAGATTGTTTCAGATGAGAGGGAAGCGGCACCAGAAGAAGTAGGGGAAATTCACGTTAAGGGTCCGAGTGTGACCTCAGGATACTTTAAGCAATGGCAAGCCAATAACGATAAATTTCAAGATGGTTGGCTTGCGACTGGGGATTTAGGATATTTAGATGAGGATGGATACTTGTATGTACTCGACCGTCGAAGTGATCTTATTATTTCTGGTGGTGAGAATGTCTATCCTGCTGAGATTGAAAGTACATTGAATGCACATCCAGCCGTTCGTGAAAGTGGTGTAATTGGTGTGCCTCACGAAGAATGGGGGCAAGTCCCTGTTGCCTTCATCGTTGTTGATCAGGTAATAACAGAAGAGGAACTCCTTGAATTCAGTATAGAACGCTTAGCGAAATACAAAGTTCCACATGCCATTCATACGATACAATCCTTGCCACGGAATGCCTCTAATAAATTGGTTCGACGTGAACTTGTTCACTTATGGGAGGAGAGGAAATAGGGTGCATCTAACAACTGTTACCGTATCCGAATTAAAGAACCAGTTAAAGACCCCCTTTAAGACCCATGCAGGTGTCGTCCATGACCGGCATAGTCTGCTCATTGAATTACGGGACAAAGAAGGCAATATAGGATATGGAGAGTGCGTGGCGTTCTCTACCCCCTTCTACTCAGAAGAGACGGTCCAGACGGGATGGCACATGTTGACGGATGTATTTATTCCACATCTGAAAGCTAATTTGGAAGTAATCGAGCATCCACGCGATGTATGTCATTTGTTGAAAGGATTCCAAGGCAACCAAATGGCGAAAGCTGGGCTTGACTTGGCTGCGTGGGATTTATATGCAAAGCAACGCTCTACCCCTTTGTTTCAATTAATTGGGGGCCTGAGCGTACCGGTTGAAGTGGGTGTAGTGGTGAGTTTGTCTGAACAGATGGAAGAACTACTGCCTTATTACGAGGCCAAAGGGTATAAACGGGTTAAATTGAAGGTTCAAAAAGGAGAAGAGAAAAGAGTAATTACAAAGGCTAAACAGATTGCGCCTAATTTATCTTATATGATTGACGGCAATGGCATGTACACAGAAGAGGATATGGACTGGTTAGTGTCTCTCGACTCACTTGGCTTGCTTATGATTGAACAACCATTTCGAGCTGGCGACTTCTACCTTCATGCCCAGTTGCAACGACAGATGGAAACTCCAATCTCCCTAGATGAGACGATTACGTCTTATGCAGATGCGAAGCAAGCCATCGCTCTTCAAAGTTGTCGAATTATGAATATTAAACTTGGACGTGTAGGAGGCTTTACAGAAGCCCTTCGAATCTATGACCTATGTCGGGCTCATGGAATCCCTTTATGGTGTGGAGGGATGCTTGAGCTTGGGGTATCGCGAGCACATAGCTTAGCACTTTCATCGCTTGCAGGGTTTACGATACCTGGAGATATCTCTGCCTCATCTCGGTATTGGCACAGGGATATTACGAAGCCTCCTATTGAGCTTGTGAATGGGAAACTTCCCTTGCCGGAAGGGGAGGGGATTGGATACCAACTTGATTTGGAACAGGTAAATCACATGACCCTTTCCCGCTACGAATTTAACTTTTAATTCTAAGTACTTTTTCCAGGCTTTTCGCATACGATATAAAGTCAAACATATGGACGATGCTATCCGATTTGTTCGAGGGTCATCATGCGACCTTTAGGTTCAGCAAGCGAGGGATTTGTATTTAGTTTATTTAGCAGTAGCGAACCTAGCAGTTGTTCTAATTCTTCTTTGCTACATTGATTCATTACATCAAGCAAATCCTCCCGATTCATTTGTTCAAGAATGGAATAGACAAATAACGATACATATTGATCTTCATCAAAATGACGTTTGTACATATTCGATAGCTCATGGGCAAATTTCACGTGTGTTCTTCCTCTCTTCACTTTTTTGAAAGCGTTGCTTTTGTCATACCTTATGCGGCTTTTTAGAAATGTTGTTCATAATTTGTAAAAAGTCTGCAGAAAGTAAGAACAGGAGGATGACGCTATGGAGAAAAAGCACACATTTTACATTAACCTTGGAACACGGGAAATCTCTCAAGTGCACGAAGGAAACAATGATGTGTTTACAATCGAGGCAACGATGGAAGAAATGTTCCGCCTTCGTCAGGTCTTGGATGAGGCATACAATGCGGATGGACGAGCATTCTTGCGAGCGCACATACCCTACAAGCATTATTCAGAGGACCCTGAAAACGATGATTACGACAACTCACTTAGAATGGCATATCGGATGTTGTATGACCTCGGAGATGAAGACACGAAAGCTTTTATTCATTCTATTCGAATGGACGAAGAAGCCGATTCTTCTGAAATTAATGGTGAACAAGACCCGTTTCAATAGTAAAGAAGGTGTATGTGGATGTCGGTGACGACAATCTGCGAGCTACCCCTCGCCTGGAGAGAAATAGTTCCTGGCGGGGGTTTTATTTATGTTGTAGCATCCATTCAGACATAGAATGTATCATGAATGTTCTATGAATCTAGTATTTTTTTCACACTTTCCTTCTCTAGATGGTTTACTCGTTCGTGAAAAAGGTAAAAATTCAACTAACGAACCATTAAGATTAGGGGGAAGTTATATGTACACCAAGAACAAAAGATTGATGACGGTCGTGTTGACTAGCTTTATGCTATTATTTACATTTCATTCTGGAGCATCTCATCCAACTGTCGACGCACAGTCCATTCAACTAGCAGCATCGCATAAGGGAAGCACCACAGCGACACAGAAGAAAATGAAACCCGAGAATAAAGACCAAGAGCTAACCGATGAGAAGATAAAGCGCATGACTTCTCTGTTTATGGAGAAGCTTGTACAAGATACCAATGAAGACTATAAAGTGTTAAACTATGATTCAAAAGCAGAATTGATTCAATCCTTTGAATCAATTAGCTCTAAAACCCTTGCAAAGAAGTATGTTGATTTTTATTATAAGGAATACGATGACGGACTTTACTTAATTCCAATGGATACTCCGCCGTGGTTTGATCCACAACAGAATTACGAAATTACCAATGTATCGTCAAATGAAGTACAATTGAAGCAGGATAACAAGAATGAACTGTATGGCGATTATTCAATCTCTATGACTTTTTCTAAAGAAGAGGGCTCATGGAAGCTGGTTGACGTTGTTCATTCTTAAGAAATGATGCACTTAAAGGCAGTTGATGGAATGTGATGACGTTTTATGATTATTATAACAACCAGGTGAAGCTATCTTTCACGAAGAACCCTTTCTCAGAGGACCCTCGACATGTTTGGGTGATTAGCCGGTTTAACAACAAATGGCTCTTGACTGAACATAAAGACCGAGGTCTTGAATTTCCGGGCGGAAAGGTGGAGAAAGGTGAAACACCTGAAGATGCGGCAGTTCGAGAAGTGATGGAAGAGACTGGCGGGAAGGTTGCTTCACTTGAATATATCGGACAATATGAAGTAGAAGGTAAGGGTGGAAACATCGTCAAGAATATCTATTTCGCTCATATAGATGCTTTAGAAGAGCAATCGAGTTACTTTGAAACGAAAGGTCCGGTATGTTTAACCCAATTGCCTGCTACGATTGAGCAGGATGGGAAGTTTAGTTTCATGATGAAAGACGGTGTACTCCCACACAGTCTCGAATACGTAAAAAAGGCTCAGCTTATGTAATAGCTGAGCCTTTCCTTTGTCTTATATACGCTACAGTTCTATTGCTTTATTATAGCTCGCTCTAATCGTTCTACAGCTTTATACATGAAGTAAGCAAAAACGGCAATTAAGAGGAGGCTGGATAAGACAAGTGTAAAATCGAACACTTGAAATCCATAGATGATTAAGTAGCCTAGCCCTTGCTTCGATACAAGAAATTCCCCAACCATAATCCCTACCCAGGATAGACCTACATTGACTTTAAATGTAGAGATGATAGCCGGAAAGGTCGCTGGTAAGACTGCTTCTTTGAAGATTTGATAACGGTTCGCTCCGAAACTCTTAAGAACTTTTAAATAGTTTCCATCGACTTCACGAAAGGCAGCATACACCACAAGGGTGGTGATAATGACGGAAATAATCGCTCCCATGGCTATGATGGATACGTAGCCTGGTCCGAGGGCAACGATGATAATCGGGCCTAATGCTACTTTCGGCATGGCGTTTAGAACAACGAGGTAAGGGTCAAGGATATTCGACAATCGTGGATACCACCACAGAAGAGCGGCCAGTGTAACGCCAAGTAGTGTTCCGATTACGAAGCCGGCGATTGTCTCTAATAACGTTACTTGCACATGCACCCAGAGTGTCCCATCAAGAGCTTTCGTCTTTAGTAGTGTGACAATCTTAGAAGGGGAGCTAAACAATAGTGGATCTATCCATCTCAATCTGCTGCTTAGTTCCCATAAACCAAAGAAGGCGATGCAAATGATGAGTTGCCATCCAATGACGAGCAAGCGTTCTTGTCTGACCTTCTGCTGGTAAAGAAGAAACCGTCTGTCATCCTGTGGCTGAATCAAGTGCATTCAACTCCTTCCATATGGACTGGAATGTCGATTGGAAATCAGGGTGCTGTCTCGCTTCGAAAGGGGGAAGCAGACGTATAGAATCGGGTATCGTAAACGTTCTTGCGATTTCGCCGGGGTTCGCTTTCAGCAAATAGATTCGGTCGCTCATGGCGATTGCTTCTTCAATGTCATGGGTGACCAACACGGAAGTTTGTTCGTATTCGGTCAGTTTATCCGCAACTAGATTTTCAAGTTTCAGCTTTGTTTGATAGTCAAGAGCGGAGAAAGGTTCATCTAGTAAGACAATCTTTGGGTCTGTGCATAAAGTTCTGGCTAATGCAGCCCGTTGTCTCATACCGCCTGACAACTCTCTTGGATAGGATTCACGCACATGGCCGACTCCCATCTGTTGCAATAGATCGACAGCCTTTTGTTTAAGAATATCTGGCACAGAACCTTTATGTTGAATTTTAGGCCCTAGCGTAACGTTTTCTTCAATGGTTTTCCAAGGGAACAAGTAATCTTGTTGAAGCATATAACCGATGTAATCCGTTCTAGAGTGTCGTCCTCCTTCTATGAGCACATTTCCTTCTGTTGGTTTGACAAGCCCTGAAATAATAGAGAGGAGGGTGCTCTTTCCGCACCCACTCGGTCCAAGGAGTGAAATGAACTCGCCTTTCTCAACAGTTAACGTAATCGAATGGAGGGCTTTCGTATAGGTCGATTTACTGAAGTATTGGTGGGATACGTTGTCAACTTGCAGGAAGCTCATCTCGTTTCCCTCCTATTCTTCGATAATTTCATTGGCAATCTCGAAGTTCACTAACTCTCCGTATGGGACATCTGCCGGTAATTCCGAAGCCTCATCCATAATGGTCTTTAAATTGTTCCATTCCTCCTCATCTAATAAAGGATTTTCCGCATATGACCCTTGTTGTTTATACCGGTCCACCACGGTTTCAATTAACTCAAGTTCTGTATCTTCAAAGTAAGGTTGAATGACCTCGGCAGTCTCTTTCGCGCTATGGTCCTGCACCCATTGTTGGGCTTTATAAAGCGCCCGTGTGAATTTCACAATGGATTCTTCGTTTTCCTCTAAATAGCTCTCTTTAGACATGTAAGCTGTATAGGGGACGTGACCAGATTCCTCTCCAAATGATGCAACAATAAACCCTTTCCCTTCCTGTTCAAATAAACTTGCAGTAGGCTCAAATAGCTGTACATAATCACCAGTACCTGAAGCATAGGCATTTGCGATGTTTTGAAAGTCAATATTCTGGATTAGTTCCATGTCTTGGTGTGGGTCAACCCCATTTTGCTTCAGTACATATTCCCCAACCATTTGAGGCATCCCACCCTTACGCTGACCAAGAAGCGTCTGTCCCTTCATTTCTTCCCACTGGAAGTCCTCATCGGCCTCTCGAGCAACTAGAAAGGTTCCATCTGTCTGAGTGAGTTGCCCAAAGTTAATAACCGGATCGTTTGCTTCTTGACTGTATACATAAATCGATGTCTCAGAGCCTACAAGCGCTACATCTGCGCCGTCCGAGAGTAGTGTGGTCATCGTCTTGTCTCCGCCCCAAGTGGTTGTCAGCTCAACTTCAAGACCCTCCTCTTCAAAGTAGCCCTTCTCAAGTGCCACGTATTGAGGCGCATAGAAGATTGAACGAGTTACTTCAGCCACGCGGATGGTTTGTGATTGATTCGAACACGCTACTAATGGGAAAATAAGCATTAGTATAAGAAATGAACATACGATGATACGCCAATATTTCATGTTGTAAGGCCTCCTAGTTAGATGACAAACATCTAAGATACTTTATCGTATGTACGCTACAAAATTGTGTGAATGCCTAGAA
Proteins encoded in this region:
- a CDS encoding ABC transporter ATP-binding protein, which produces MSFLQVDNVSHQYFSKSTYTKALHSITLTVEKGEFISLLGPSGCGKSTLLSIISGLVKPTEGNVLIEGGRHSRTDYIGYMLQQDYLFPWKTIEENVTLGPKIQHKGSVPDILKQKAVDLLQQMGVGHVRESYPRELSGGMRQRAALARTLCTDPKIVLLDEPFSALDYQTKLKLENLVADKLTEYEQTSVLVTHDIEEAIAMSDRIYLLKANPGEIARTFTIPDSIRLLPPFEARQHPDFQSTFQSIWKELNALDSATG
- a CDS encoding ABC transporter substrate-binding protein; translation: MKYWRIIVCSFLILMLIFPLVACSNQSQTIRVAEVTRSIFYAPQYVALEKGYFEEEGLEVELTTTWGGDKTMTTLLSDGADVALVGSETSIYVYSQEANDPVINFGQLTQTDGTFLVAREADEDFQWEEMKGQTLLGQRKGGMPQMVGEYVLKQNGVDPHQDMELIQNIDFQNIANAYASGTGDYVQLFEPTASLFEQEGKGFIVASFGEESGHVPYTAYMSKESYLEENEESIVKFTRALYKAQQWVQDHSAKETAEVIQPYFEDTELELIETVVDRYKQQGSYAENPLLDEEEWNNLKTIMDEASELPADVPYGELVNFEIANEIIEE
- a CDS encoding ABC transporter permease, whose protein sequence is MIQPQDDRRFLLYQQKVRQERLLVIGWQLIICIAFFGLWELSSRLRWIDPLLFSSPSKIVTLLKTKALDGTLWVHVQVTLLETIAGFVIGTLLGVTLAALLWWYPRLSNILDPYLVVLNAMPKVALGPIIIVALGPGYVSIIAMGAIISVIITTLVVYAAFREVDGNYLKVLKSFGANRYQIFKEAVLPATFPAIISTFKVNVGLSWVGIMVGEFLVSKQGLGYLIIYGFQVFDFTLVLSSLLLIAVFAYFMYKAVERLERAIIKQ